In Silene latifolia isolate original U9 population chromosome 6, ASM4854445v1, whole genome shotgun sequence, the genomic window CTCGGTGGCCAACGATATCAAGATCTATCAAATTCAATGCGACCTTGCCGATTGTAAACAAAAGTCTGGTGAGTCCGTTATGGATTATTATGGTAGAATTAAAAAATTATGGGATGACATAAATGATTTTGATTCTTTACCCAACTGTGAGTGTTGTTCTAAATGTGATTTACAAGGCGTTTTGCATAAACGTCGCGAGGCTGATCAGGTACGAGGCTTCCTTATGGGTCTTGACTCCTTTTATGCTACTGTCCGTTCGAGTATTCTTGGTACCCCCCCTTTACCAGCTATGCAGATGGTGTATTCCCGTATTGAGACTTCTAacttcttcaccatttccatgAACTTTCTTAGTTActcatcaagcttaggcttagcttgacgacttgggaatggaagtctaatcacaataggctctttttccttacccttctcttcattcttcttttttaaaattttattggtagtaggatctacctccttagtgttctccacaactctttctttgtcactagcatccacaatatcttcatcaattggcctcttcagcccttcatatcttgtaccacttctcaaatggatgtcactaaccgtttcatgtcttgggggattaccttaaggtggtaattgccccttttgtctttgagagctagaagatgctaactGAGTCATTTGGGTTTCTAACATTTTGGCGTGGgaaagtatgttgttgatggtgatctcTTTAGCTTGTCTATCCTTTTGtatttgggtgaagaattcttgttagttcttttacatttggaggaccgctttttgaacatcaaagttTTGGTCATTGGGTTTGTTGTAGGGAGGTTGATTTTGGtatccttggctttggttgaaaaagggtctttgagcttgatttctcattggaggtggggtgtatatttgttgggggttttgaacattttggctcttgtatgaaagatttggatgaaatatggtattctcattataatagttggaataaggggtaccactcttgtatgcttgaaaagcaatcacttgttcatttgttcccctacattcatttaGGTTATGTCCgaaggttccacaactttcacatactccacttggaattgaggatgatgccaccatagaaTTGGCATGTTGTTttggtgatttggaagcttcatcaagcttagtcatggccttctcaaacttcaaattgatggtgtcgatataagcacttagttgagcacccaattgtgtgatggaatctacctcatgctttcctcctctagtggcttttctaggcctaCTATATGgagaattatgaaccgccatctcttcgattttggcccatgtttgattgtcatcaacttcggtaaacatcctattggatcccatattaagaacattgcgggagtcttcatataaaccgttccaaaattgttgcacaagaaACCACTCACttagtccatggtgtggacaagagcgacaagtgtccttaaatctctcccatgcttcatatattgactcctcatccctttgcttgaacccggtgatttgggctctcaacatattagtcttctcatgaggatagaatttcttgtagaaagcaagtgctagcttcttccatgaatcaataccaagggtagccttgtctaggctcttcaaccattgctttgcggtaccgatcaaagaaaaaggaaataatacccatcgaatttggtcttgagtaactctggTTTGGAATTGAGTTATCCTCTTCTTCTCTTGAaaaagggttgacaaactcaatgttatttggttgaatgtccacaatctcaccgaTACATACAACTtttgaagtacctctagcaactttTCTATtattggttaaggtcctttcaatctcgaaatcaataggtaacaaattaccttgtgatatgctagtcatgcaaaatatcaaacaactcgaaaataattagaacaaccttgaggagattgacttccccacggtaaagaaagacacaactaaaaacaattaacgaaaatcaaatcaattgaacaccgtccccggcaacgacgccattttttggTTCGGATATTCTTGTTGTCAAAGCTataaaccaaaacaatatttataacttcacaaaactactcttagtaaagaggtaagtaaaggtcggatcccaagggataggtattgatgtaggattttcaattgcaagtagttatgtctagggatgtcacaaattgggttgagatgaggtgTAAACTAAAccaatcaacaagatgaatgtaagttaatgaaaacaaagtaaagcaattaagGAGTTTGTAATcaaatgattaaaggcactagggtgtcatgggttcataggggattcatgaaaatagatcatacaaacatgttctcaattagaagcaagaatttattgttatgatgggatcgagttagtgtatatcttataaTCCCTAGAAATATTTAGGTCCCGGagcgagtcgatcaagactttacaacacctacaagtaaaTTTAGggtcctcctattcaactctatgcatggtctaatgagggttgagttggtttatgtcttacacgccacattgaaaagataagagatgggttaaaaatgcaaggattcataggcttgcatttcatcaaaaataacatgtgcataggttgaaatcacaacaagcaagcaaattaattatgaagacatattagattaagcatagattaatTCCCATGTATGTTTCCCGtaatttcccattaaccctagctaaaggactactcactcatgatcaagtttaacatgttaataaggttgtcaatcatactaatagggcaaaatatgatgaataaatgatgtgattaataataattaaacaagaataaaaaggaattatacctatggagatgatccaaataataaagcaaagaataatagaagtacttgatgattgatggaaggttgtcaatcctccaataaacccaaataatcttctaattacccaaataaaagaaagaacaattgagagattaaggaaagattaagatgtgattaatattgaaatgtgtattacaactaaattaaggcTAGATTGAGATGATATTAAGAGATGATTAAGATggcatgataatctaggtagtacaatggggtatttatactaaaattaagtacaaggattagtcttactaagggcttaaatgactattaaaacCCTAAGAGAAACTTGGTAATTTTGCTCATcatgagggacatgcgcggatcgtctttgcaactcccaccaggatccgctcgtcctcaccTGATGCACTGGctgtcctgtaagaagatccgctcagATCTTCTAGGAGACGCTCGAATCCTGCCCGTGGTACGCTCGGATCCagctctgggacgctcggatcgttgCTCTTAtctgctcgtcctgagctcgaGCCACTCGGATCGTTGGACAAAGTTGTCCTCTTGTTTgtctccttaacaatccgcgaggattgtgttggggatgcaagggtctttttatcattgcccatttcactttatttatttgcttaggcctctagtgttggtctcctcttgaatgcttggtcattagatgcgatccatttagctccattttgcctcataaatgcaaggttagcgatcTTCTCCTACTAAGGACACAAAAtctcaaataatatgcaaaatgggaaactaaagataagaaatgaccctatatatgctagaaagcatgggaacgaggttaattcgaggactaaatgtcctcaaatatgagtcacatcaagtaTACAACCCTAAAAGCTGTATATATATAAGGTTTCAAATCTTGAAAATAAAAGCttgaattaaatattaatgataTTAATATGCACGTAAATTTGtcatattaataatattataatattgaagtttttttgaaagtaaagaacaattcattaatagaacATCATACGGCACTTACAAAGGATGGGTATAATCGAAACCAATCTAATGGAAATCAAAGAAAAATAACTTTTCTTTTAATATTGAAGTTTTTAATTAAAAGGATTAGTCtcatgatgcgtgtattttatataaggtttttacctcatttttacacgcatttctatactattttatgtggcatctagctacaaatacccccaaatagtctactttggttagtcttgtgtaaattgcaggtacagaccggaaagaagataaatcaagcctaaactcgtcctatttgcatacatttatggagaacaaggaatcggaacttggaatctatcactttgaagacgcgtgagctgatttcggaaggtgtcgaaGTGCCTTATGtactaatatagctcgatcgacctcttttcagtcgatcgaatgctttatttctgaagtttaactcgatcgagtagttttcttactcgatcgagaaggccattataaggaggtactcgatcgaacggttttccattcgatcgagaggatttgctgcatagttactcgatcgagtggttaaattccactcgatcgagaggttttacccTTCAGCCGTGTTTTCGCCTTATttcttatgggcttttgtaattatgcttattaattaggtttaggaggaAGATTTTCGTGTGCTATTTTACACTGGAGACTGCATTACTCGGAGGATCTTTTCGACTCGCTTCTTCTCTTCCCTTTTACTCTCTTTACTTTAGACTACTCAGATTCGGAACTTGTAATTGGTACATTACTCCTTTTCATTTCTTAATCGTAATTGCTATTttaattcttcccttttcttattgcttttcattattgttttattcAATCTCTATTtgcattattatcatgtttaattcatattatctttgcattgctgttgttgattcgatgatggtacgtagctaattcccttttgctaaaactagggaatccatgattatgaaggaataatAATCAatttattaggtttaatgcttgtgtagtctttgttgttaatcgctgcaattaattgtttctgcttaattgagtcgacgcaattagtcatttaatcgtagtaaaccttgacctggaccggaaggttggaaagggtgagactcgtagtgAACATTAaggcactgtagtgagggcggaagctaagctatttgtgctttagggcgaattgagaccggaaggagatattcactgccccatagaccatatttgcattgacctgagacctagattgcttgactgaatgatcatggtgaaccaactatcttagctgctttctccttATTTTCTTAATCTTCATTCTCTTGCCTTTTCCTCTTCCTtaatctctttagtttagaataacaaattcaaacccccaatttggttaccgtgacggacttagtaaagctgacattttcccatatccttgtggagatcgacccgacttccctagctatattagttagagtcagttggttatttttggtaggtacacgactagcctgtcaaattttggcgccgttgccggggaggtggcgtaattttgttgctttatttaagtttgcctttcgtctcaaggaatttattccttgagactgatctcatttttggcaaagtttttgattagtttgcaggatatctgttctagaaagagaacattgtcatacctgctccagtatgtaaattctatctgccaggatgccgaatatagccagccattcagagccaacagtggattcccttccaaaaggtttcttactacccactactgaatcgggaacctttggaatccacccatcttatatacagctggtcgagagaaatctcttcaggggggtacCTGGAGAAGATCAGTGCATgcatatagagctatttacagagtactgctccaccattcctcttgctgctggggtgacacaagacagagtgaagggggttctctttcccttctctttagctgatgatgcccggaaATGGTTAAGTGATTTAGACAGGGAAGCAGCCAgtgtaactgactggaattcccttgccttagccttttacaggcgatattttccaccacatCGCACTAATGCGTTCAGAGCTCAGATCACTGCATTTGAGCAATTGCCAAATGAAGACTTGAATGGGGCttagactaggttcaagaagcttgtccgttctgtgcctcatcacgggtttcaagcgctggttcctatgtacccaattctacaacgggtta contains:
- the LOC141588553 gene encoding uncharacterized protein LOC141588553, whose translation is MVDDNQKGIANSSGHTINPIYALSSQDGTGVKITHVILTRPIYEEWAKSFRVALGAKRKSGFINGTLWKRPTDPNELDDWEAVNYTVIAWIFNTIESRLRSSISYREIAYNMWEDIRLRFSVANDIKIYQIQCDLADCKQKSGESVMDYYGRIKKLWDDINDFDSLPNCECCSKCDLQGVLHKRREADQVRGFLMGLDSFYATVRSSILGTPPLPAMQMVYSRIETSNFFTISMNFLSYSSSLGLA